The genomic interval TGCGCCGAACAATACGATTTCCGGTTTCGCTTCTTCGATCAATTTCAAACATACCCGGCTGTATGGGCGCGTCCGATATTCTCTCAATTCCGGAGCGTCGCACAAATATACTTTATCCGCCCCGTAATAAGCGGCTTCCTCCGCCAAATGCCCGACGCCATCGCCCATTACGAGCGCCAACAGATCCGTTTCCAATTTGTCGGCGAGCTTCCGTCCCTCGCCAAGCAACTGCCAGGAGACGCTTTTGGCTACCCCCGCGCGCTGCTCAACTACAATCAGCACTCCGCGATATGCCGACCAATCGGGCATTTCATCCACTTTTGCTTTTGCTTCCTCGCTCAACTTTGCAACCTCCCGCAGTTTTTTTGCAAGCTATATATTTTTCTGCAAGATTGAAAGCTATAAGCCAAGCTTTTGCGCCAATTCGCCCGCCCATAATTGGTCGGCTAAAGCGGCGGCAAGAGCTTCCGGCGTTTCCCCTTCCAGCATTTTTGTGTTTGCCGGCTTGACTTCCGGCACCCAGGTTTTGGCGACGATTGTCGGCGATCCTTTCAAGCCGATTTTGCTTCGGTCGAGTTCGGGAAAGTCGGCGGTTGTCCAAACGATCGGCTTATAACGGGCGGCCCGAATCATTCCGGGAAGGGAGGCCCTTCGCACTTTATTCAATTCTTTCAAAGCGGTAATCAGCACCGGCATTTTCGTTTCCACCACTTCAATGCCGTCTTCCAGAAACCGTTGCACCGTCACGCGGCGCGCGTTCGGATCAACCTGCACCACTTTGCCGACATAGGTCAACTGCTCCAGATCAAGCCGGCAGGCTACGCCCGGTCCAACCTGGCCCGTATCGCCGTCCAGCGTCTGTTTCCCGCAGAAAACGATATCGACCGGCCCCCACTCTTTGCCGCATTTTTCAATCGTCTGCGCAATGACATAAGACGTCGCCAGGGTGTCCGCCCCGGCAAACCCCCTATCCGTCACCAGCACCGCTTCATCGGCGCCAAGCGAAATGCATTCCTTCAACGCTTTCTCCGCCGGTGGCGGGCCCATGGTCACAACCGTTACCCTTGCTCCATGTTCGTCCTTGATCTTCAACGCCTCTTCCAGCCCGTGCAAGTCGTAAAAGTTGACGATGCTGGGCACCCCCTGGCGGATGAGGGTGTTCGTTTTCGGATCAATCCGGATTTCCCGGCTGTCCGGCACTTGTTTGACGCAAACTACAATGTGCAGCATACAATTCCTCCTTTTGTCATTACTTTCCATGTGAAAAATGTCACTTGTAAAACAACAAACAGCCGTGTACATCAATCAAAAAGATATGCGCCTGCTTCGCTAGACATTCCTATCAATATCAACCTTATTGTTTAATTATTCTTTCTTTTCAGACAAAATCCTGCTTCCGCACGCGAAAAAAAAAAAGAGTCCATGCGGACCATTTTTTGACGACGGCCAATCCCGATTTTAAACCTCTCCACAGACGAAAATGTATTTTACTTTATTCGTTGCGGGGAGGACCGGACTATGCACCTTCCCTTGGACAAGCCAAATTGGTTTAATAGCCATCAACTCGTGACAGTTGTATAAGCAAGTATTTTTACAATTTCATAATAATACATAACTTTATTTCTCCGGGGGTGAGAACA from Bacilli bacterium carries:
- a CDS encoding electron transfer flavoprotein subunit beta/FixA family protein, encoding MLHIVVCVKQVPDSREIRIDPKTNTLIRQGVPSIVNFYDLHGLEEALKIKDEHGARVTVVTMGPPPAEKALKECISLGADEAVLVTDRGFAGADTLATSYVIAQTIEKCGKEWGPVDIVFCGKQTLDGDTGQVGPGVACRLDLEQLTYVGKVVQVDPNARRVTVQRFLEDGIEVVETKMPVLITALKELNKVRRASLPGMIRAARYKPIVWTTADFPELDRSKIGLKGSPTIVAKTWVPEVKPANTKMLEGETPEALAAALADQLWAGELAQKLGL